The Lysobacterales bacterium genome has a segment encoding these proteins:
- a CDS encoding amidohydrolase family protein, which translates to MSRSCVLLAAVLSAGTALAQPDEQRYSVLVAGTRVGHLVATVDGGRVAIDFDFKNNGRGPTMTESLVLDADGLPSTWTIEGTSTFGSRVEERFAREGRSARWTDSTGEGSAAEGGGRLYIGQGASPWALGIYARALLAAPDRSLPVLPAGELRLEVGEMFEVGQGNGRRQVRVHSISGLSLGPTHFLLDEEAAFFAVISPRFVIVREGHEAEHERLGALAERLGRERLEGMQQRLAQRFDAPVRIRDVRLFQPETLELSAAVDVVVSGRRIASVQPAGATPSPGEVLIDGEGGTLVPGMFEMHGHTGQEAALLNLAAGVTSIRDMGNDNAVLAAMIDGIEAGTIAGPRIVRSGFIEGRSPYSSNNGMLVASEEEALSAVRWYAARGFHQVKLYNSMNPAWSAAAVAEAHRLGLRATGHVPAFSNADAMIEAGYDELTHINQIMLGWVLEPEEDTRTLLRLTALKRLDGLDLDSPRVRRTMDAIVANKVAVEPTIAIHENLLLNQHGEVPRGAADYLDHMPVGVQRDARRAWSDMSAPGDREAYAGAWQTLLATVRALRERGVQLIPGTDLGGALTFHRELQLFEEVGFSRAEALRLATLDMARYLGQDQSLGSIETGKLADFFLVAGDPLADLRTLKAIRMVVKDGTVYYPPQIHAEFGTRPFATAPALTLPQPVAAR; encoded by the coding sequence ATGTCGAGATCCTGCGTGCTGCTGGCAGCCGTCCTGTCCGCCGGCACGGCGCTCGCCCAGCCCGACGAACAGCGCTACAGCGTCCTGGTTGCCGGTACCCGTGTCGGCCACCTGGTGGCAACGGTCGATGGCGGGCGGGTCGCCATCGACTTCGATTTCAAGAACAACGGTCGTGGGCCGACCATGACCGAGTCCCTGGTCCTGGATGCCGATGGCCTGCCGTCGACATGGACCATCGAGGGCACCAGCACGTTCGGCAGCCGGGTGGAGGAGCGTTTCGCCCGGGAAGGCCGGTCGGCACGCTGGACCGACAGCACGGGGGAGGGCAGCGCGGCCGAGGGCGGTGGGCGCCTGTACATCGGCCAGGGTGCCAGTCCGTGGGCGCTTGGCATCTACGCGCGCGCCCTGCTCGCCGCCCCGGACCGCAGCCTGCCGGTACTGCCGGCCGGGGAGCTCCGTCTCGAGGTGGGCGAGATGTTCGAGGTGGGGCAGGGCAATGGCCGCCGGCAGGTCCGTGTGCACTCGATCAGTGGCCTGTCGCTGGGCCCGACCCACTTCCTCCTGGACGAGGAAGCGGCATTTTTCGCGGTGATCTCGCCGCGCTTCGTGATCGTCCGTGAAGGCCATGAAGCCGAACACGAGCGGCTGGGCGCCCTGGCGGAGCGTCTCGGACGCGAGCGCCTGGAAGGCATGCAGCAGCGGCTGGCGCAGCGCTTCGACGCGCCCGTGCGGATCCGGGATGTCCGACTCTTCCAGCCCGAAACCCTGGAACTTTCGGCGGCCGTGGACGTGGTGGTATCCGGGCGGCGCATCGCCAGCGTGCAGCCGGCCGGGGCGACACCCAGCCCGGGCGAAGTGCTGATCGATGGCGAGGGCGGCACCCTGGTGCCGGGCATGTTCGAGATGCACGGCCATACCGGCCAGGAAGCGGCGCTGCTCAATCTTGCCGCCGGCGTCACCAGCATCCGCGACATGGGCAACGACAACGCCGTGCTGGCCGCGATGATCGACGGCATCGAGGCCGGCACCATCGCCGGTCCGCGCATCGTGCGCTCGGGCTTCATCGAGGGCCGCAGCCCCTACAGCTCCAACAACGGCATGCTGGTAGCCAGCGAAGAGGAGGCATTGTCTGCGGTGCGCTGGTATGCCGCCCGGGGCTTCCACCAGGTCAAGCTCTACAACAGCATGAACCCGGCCTGGAGCGCCGCGGCGGTGGCGGAGGCGCACCGGCTGGGGCTGCGCGCCACCGGCCACGTGCCGGCCTTCAGCAACGCCGATGCCATGATCGAGGCCGGCTACGACGAACTCACCCACATCAACCAGATCATGCTGGGCTGGGTGCTCGAGCCCGAGGAGGACACCCGGACCCTGCTGCGCCTGACCGCGCTCAAGCGCCTGGACGGCCTGGATCTGGACTCGCCCCGGGTGCGGCGGACCATGGATGCGATCGTCGCCAACAAGGTGGCGGTCGAGCCGACCATCGCCATCCACGAGAACCTGCTGCTCAACCAGCACGGCGAGGTGCCGCGCGGCGCGGCCGACTATCTGGACCACATGCCGGTGGGCGTGCAGCGCGACGCGCGCCGGGCCTGGTCGGACATGTCGGCGCCGGGCGACCGTGAGGCCTATGCCGGGGCCTGGCAAACCCTGCTGGCCACGGTCCGGGCGCTGCGCGAGCGCGGCGTGCAACTGATCCCAGGCACCGACCTGGGCGGCGCGCTGACCTTCCACCGCGAGCTGCAGCTGTTCGAGGAGGTCGGCTTCAGCCGCGCCGAGGCGCTGCGCCTGGCGACCCTGGACATGGCCCGCTACCTGGGTCAGGACCAGTCCCTGGGCTCGATCGAGACCGGCAAGCTGGCCGATTTCTTCCTGGTCGCCGGCGACCCGCTGGCCGACCTGCGCACACTCAAGGCGATCCGCATGGTGGTCAAGGACGGCACGGTCTATTACCCGCCGCAGATCCATGCCGAGTTCGGCACCCGGCCGTTCGCGACGGCCCCTGCGCTGACCTTGCCCCAGCCCGTGGCCGCCCGCTGA